The sequence below is a genomic window from Geothermobacter ehrlichii.
CTATACCAATAGCCAAATCTTCTTCATCGAAAGCGCGAGCAATATAACCTGTTTCACGATGCTCTACTATATCTTCAACGCCTGTGTCTTTGAAGCATACAACAGGTGTTCCACATGATAATGCCTCTAATGCAGTGAGCCCAAAAGCCTCCTGTAGCGAAGGGACGACCATAACATCTGCAGCAGAATACAAACAAGCGAGGCTCACGTCGTCTTTTACAAAACCGACATCATGTATTTTTGTTCTTACATTTAAAGGTTCATCAGTAGATGATCTTCCAAAAATGACTAACTCAAAATCATTCAACCCTTTTTCTCGCAACAAGTCTGTTGCACATTTTAAATGCTCATAACCTTTGCGCTTATCAACGGTAGCATTAACGGCTCCAAAAAGGATTAATTTTTTTTTCTCAGGTAAATTCCAAGCCTTTCTAGACACCTTCTTATCTATTGGCTTGAATACAGTTGTATCGACGCAATTTGGGATAACCGTAATATTGTGTCTACCGAAAAGTGAACTCTCTCTAGCTTTTCTGGCTATCCAACCACTAACAGCCACAACATGTATTTTTAAACTTCCCAAAATCTTTATTTTGCGCTTCTGATTCCAATAAGATAAATCAAACTTCGAGTTACTATTCAGAACTGGGCATCTACCACAGGTGCTTGAAAATTTTCCGCAAAAATTATCGTAATGACATCCACCCGTAAAGGGCCACATATCGTGTAAAACCCAAACAATGGGCTTATCAATTTTTGCCAACTGGTTGATACTCAAAAAACCATCTGTTATCCAATGTACATTTATAATGTCCGCATCAGCAATGTAGCTTTTATTGATTGAGTTACCAATCCAGCCAATTGAAAATTTTCCTAGTCTATTTCGCGCAGAAATACATACTGGAACATTATCTATCTTATTTGTTGCTAAATTATAAAATTTTACGAACGGATTGTTAGTACTACAAATCGGTTCGTCGGGAATTACCTTATTCTTCACAACAATTTTTGAAGCAATGTCGCACTCAATAAGCCCCGAATGAATCCGCAAAGCCGCCCTGGCAGCACCACCATGGCACTCTGAGCTATTTAAATGTACTATCTTCATGCGACACCCCTTAGGAAGGGTTTAATTTTTGTCTCAAAAACCTTGCCCAATCCTGAATTGGTGTATTTGAGGTCAATGCAAAGTTCTTCTTAAATTTTTGCACAGCAGTTTGACGAATTTGATCGCCCCACCAATCATCCACCTTGGAATATATTTCATTTAGCTTTGTTGCCACCGATTCTGGACTATAATGTAATACTCCAACACGCTCGAGTTCCTCGTAAAAAGGTTTTGCAGCATCTCTTATTTTGAATAAATCAGGATTTCCAAAAATAATGGTTGGCACATTCATTGACAAGCACTCAAGAAAAGTTGTTCCTCCAAAATGGTCTAGCACCACCATCATTGCCTGACTTGCACTATCTCTGAACGAATCATTGTTATCCTGAAACTTCAAACCTGAACATTTTTTTTGTAACATCTCCTTTACTCCCCATCCAAAGTCCCGAGGATATAGCCTTATTTTGATACTGTTCCTCACCTTTCCATCAAGATTTTCCCAAAAAGCTACCTGCCAATTGAAATGTTCTAAAAATCTAGAACTAAAAGGGAGATGCGAAAGAAAATTGGCATATCTTGAGTCCAAAGTTGTTACCCACAACACCTCTTTATTCCTCTTTTTTGACTGCTTTACCTTTTTCAGGCCAAAGAGCCCTTGTGCCGGCAATGGGATCACATCTTCATCGTCACTCCACCCCCAGGAAATAAATTTATCTACGACGGACCGTTCAAATATTTCGCCATAGGAAGGTTCAGATTCTCCATAGGTACCACCATGTTGCACACCATATATTTTTGTTCCCTTTTGTGCGCATTCTGCAGCCCAAATTGAGAATGCGGTATCCCAAAGAAAACCGACACCTGTAATTATTTTTTTGGGAACATTTGAGATTAAACAAGGCTTTATACCATCTCTAATGAAAGAAAATCCTTCAAGGAACTCATAAGGTAAATTCACCCGTAGTGTAGAAAGTACTAAGCGTTCAAACTCATCATTAGTCGGCAGATTATTAAGACCTTCACGCATATCTTGGTTATTTGAGTAATCGTATTTTTTCTGTGGAAAACTATATATCGGCCAAGCTTTAAATCCGGTCAATAGGCTTAATTTAAATAAATCTTTCTTGCCGATCAATGTGACATATAGTGCCACTTCACTTTCTTTCCCATTATCAAGAATATTTTCTAAAAATCGGCTTAGTTTTGTTTTGCTAATTTTATTTGTGCCATTTGACGTGATTTCATTTTGATATTGGTCAAAAAAGTTTATTCTTCTTTCTATTGGGAAACCTAAAAATTCTGAAATTTGACCGTATAATTGAAGGTTTAAATTATCGCAAACCCGCACTTTTTCATAAAAACTCAAGGCATCATTGCAAGTAAAATATGACGACTGGTCAATAGAAATAGTACTTATACTTTCAAATCTATCCTTTGCATCTTTTAAGCATGTGTATTTATCAAACAAGGTCTGTATGTATATCGTAAGGAAATAACCAACAATTTTCCTCCAGTAGGCTTTATCTTTCTCTATCCCATGCACTTCATTAAGATATATTGAAAGGACTTTCAAAACATTTTCATATGTTTTCTGACAATATTTTATTGATTTATCCAGCCTTTCAAAATCATTCCAGGGAAATTTTATTTGTTGACAATCAGAATTTGATTGTTGGTTTGCCGTGTGTTTTTTACACCATTCACCTAAAAGAACTATGTCTTTATTTTTTGGCCATAAATCTTCTTGAGATGTCGTAGCCAAAAAATATTCTCTTTTTAAATCCATAATTACCTCTTTAAAACACAAGTAATTAAACATAATAGATTAACAGACTGTAGAGTTCTCATTTTTTTTATAATTACACTTTTTTCTACTTTATCAATTCCAAAAATAAAAATTAAAACGCTCACAAGTAGAGATAGGACAACAGCGGCAAAAACAAATCCCTGCCACGTTTCGATCACCTGAATATTCCTCCAAAAAGGTACGATTAACAAACCACCAAACCAGACAGGCCATTGCCCTTTAATAACGACTGTGCTCAGATAATTAAGCCTAGGCACATGAAGGTCCGGAAACACCACATAATAGTACATGAATACACCCAATATCCCCGCAACTATCGTTCCCCAAATCACTCCAGACAAACCGAACAAATTTACCCACCAAATACTTAGAGAGATATTTATAACCCCTGTAGTTATCGCCACCAAACCAGGCTTTTTTGAATTCCCTATTCCGGTGCATACCTCTCCCAAAAAAGCATTCGATTGCCAGAGCAACTGAAAGAAACAGGCCAACTGAGCAATCCAGACATAATCTTGATATCTACCCCCCATCCATAAACGAATAAATGGCCCGGCCAAAAAAACACCCATCACTGCAACAAAGGCTAACAACGTGTTGTGATAACGAGCACCCTTGTAAATAAACCGATCAACCCCTTCCCTCCCATTGACGGCATGCGTTTCACTAACTGCCGGCATGATTGCCGTGGCCGACAATCCCGATATCTGCTGAATCATTCTGAACGGATACACTATAACCGAATAAACCGTTATCATGACGACTGGGAGAGCCGCCCCTATGATTAGTTGATCGGATTCATACTCGAGCATGACTGCTAGTTTCCCCAGCATGAGCCAAAGACTGAAATTGAACATCCATTTAAGGACATCAAACTTAACCGTTATGAACCTAACTGACCAAAAGGGGATTTCTTGCTTAAGCCAAACAAATTGCCAAACTGCGCCTACTAATTTATCAATATTGTAAGCCACAAAGATCAAAGGCAAGGGGTGAGAGTAGATCGCCAAAAGCATGGCTAACCCAATGGCCAGTATCCGCCCACAGCCAAGGGTAAAGTTCAGCTTCTGGAAATTTTGGAGACCCCGGAAAGCTCCTTCAAGAACTAATCTCGGCCAGGCAATAATTGCGAACACACCTGCAATGTAAAACAAATTCTTCGCAGAGGCGTAGTGACTTTGCGAAATATTCAGCAACGATAAACCATCAAAACCAACAAACAAAAAGATCAAACTACAAACGACAAATCCGGCTACTGTAAACACAAAAAGGGACGAATTAATAACTTGATTAACTTTTTCCTCATCTTGCTTTGCACTAAATTCAGCAACATATTTCGTGATAGCCGCAGGCAGTCCAAAATCGAAGGCATGGAAATATCCAACCACAAGATTGGCAAGTATAAGCAGTCCGAAAGCCTCTTCCCCTACAGTGCCGATCAGCACGGGTATTGCAATGAGGTTGAGGAGTATATTGATCAATCGAAGCAAATAATTTGAAAAGGTATTGGTAATAATTTTTTTCAGCATGGAATCTTCATTTAACCATCAGCCGCCGACCTGTGACCAATTAATGGGTGTGCCACGCTTAATTTCCCCAACGGCCTTTTTGCCTAGAACAGTCTCAAAATATTTTGGCGGCAAACCATGCCCAGGGCGAATACAACGTACATTCTCCAGAGTAAACTCTTCACCCTCCGCTATGTCTTGCACGGCGTACAATGACCTTCGGAACACCAAAGACTTCTTTTCTGCCTCCAAAGGTCCATAACTGACTTTCCCAAGGGATTGCCAAGCCCTTTCAACCTCTTGAACCAGAGATTTCATTTCTTCTGGTTCTAAAGAAAAAACTGCGTCCACTCCACCTCCATCACGGTTGAGCGTGAAATGTTTTTCAATAACTTTCGCACCCAAAGCAACACTTGCCACAGAAACACCCACCCCCAGAGTGTGGTCAGAGATCCCAACTTCACAATCGAACAAATCACTCAAATGTGGGATCGTCAGGATATTTGTATTTTCAGGTGTTGCAGGATAGGTACTGGTACACTTGAGCAAGATGAGGTCCTTGCACCCAGCCTCTCTCGCAGCACGGACCGTCTCATCCAGCTCCGCAACCGTTGCCATTCCCGTTGAAATGATCATTGGCTTGCCGGTTGCGGCGACTTTACGAATGAGGGGGATGTCGGTGTTTTCAAAAGAGGCAATCTTGTAGCAGGGCACCTCGAGATCCTCAAGAAAATCAACGGAAGTATCATCAAAAGGGGTACTGAAACAGATGAGCCCTAGATCCTTACAACGATCAAAGATTGGTTTATGCCATTCCCAAGGGGTGTATGCCTCCCTGTACAAATCGTAGAGAGAACGTCCTTTCCAGGGATTGTTTTGGTCTTCAATAAAGAAACCGCCTTCAGAAAGATCCAAAGTCATTGTATCTGCGGTATAAGTCTGGAGTTTGATAGCATGGGCCCCCGACTGTGCAGCAGCTTCTACGATTTTCAGTGCCATATCCAACGACTGGTTATGATTGCCAGACATTTCAGCAATTATCAAAGGAGGCTCTCCTTTGCCAATATAACGTCCGGAGATTTCAATTGTTTTTTCAATAGCTCTATGCATGGTTCAATTCCTGCACATACGTGAGATGATTCTTGATATAACCTGCTTTTTTAAATGCCTTTTGAGAGGCAATATTTTCCGGCAGTATCTCAGCAAAGATACGAAGGACTTGAGGATAATTCTGTCTTAACCACTCACTACCAGAACGAATCAGTTGGGGCCCTGTGCCTGGAGGTTGCCCCCCAGGCACCAGATAGACAGAGATCGTAGCGCTTTCTCCCTTCAGGTCATACCTAAGCACACCAACCGGTCCAGAAGTCGCTTCAGCGACCAGAAGTACTTGATCAGGATTTTTCAAACTATTCTCAAACCACCTTTGATGGTCTTCAAAGGGAATGACGGTTGAATCAAATATATGGCGGCGAGTTTCTTCATCATTTCGCCATCGATAAATCGATTCGCAATCATTCATTGTTGCACGCCGTAGCATCAAATCAGGCTGGGCCATTAATTGAACTATCCGCTTAACACCCAAACCATCAGTGAGCTGCATAGATTCTCGTGAAAAACTCTCCAATGTTTCTGGTGAACGGCGCAAGGTCTCGAGAGCATATTGTATAGCCTCCACGGAAACTTCACTTTCAGGTCCCAGATACAATTGACAACCTCGCGCAGCAAGGCCCTTCGCTATTGCCTCCTGATTTTCGGCTACAGAAATAACCAAACCAGGGAGCCCGAGACAACATCGCTCCCATGTTGTCGTTCCTCCAGCACAAATTGCGAGATCCGCCTCAGAGATTAACTTCGGCATCTCTTTTGTCTGACAATAAATATTTATGTTCGTGTTTTTAGAACAAAAACTCTCTATAGATTTGCGGTTCGGATTTTTTGCACCAACAACAACATCAACGGCAATATCAGGGCATCCCATGCGCTCTAGCGCCTGAAGTGCCCTTAATGTCTGATTGCTTGAGTCAATTCCTCCAAAAAAGACCAGCACTCTTTTAACGTTTCCAGATCTAGGGCCGAGTTTTTTTCTAGCCTCTGAAAACTCTTGCCTGAGCAACGCATATTTTGGCCCCAATAGTATCTGACAATCCTGTGGTACCAACCCCGTGTAACGCCCTGTGTTGTCCCTCAAAACGTTCTGATCGAGCAAAAGATCGCAATCATGAGCCCGGTTTGCCAAATCATCTATGACCATTATTTTCCGGACATACGGTCTGACTTCTTCTTCCCAACTACGATCTAAAGCGTAATGATCCACTATCAACCAATCCAAATAAGCCGCGTTTTTTAACAGCTGAACAGTTTCAAGAGCATCAGTGCCCTTTGAGACCCCTAACCAAGAGGAATAATCTTCATCCAGCTCTCCAACCTGGTTCTCTTCGACATGAGCAGGCAGCTGCCACAATGGAAACCCGAACTCTTCTACAATCCAGTTACTGTTTCCCCGCAAGTCTCTGGCTATAAAGGTTACGTCGGCACCTCGATTTTTAAGCTCGTTTGCCAACGCCAGGCACCGCATCAAATGCCCAGTTCCAATATTCTCTGAAGAGTCTGTGCGGATAAGTATTTTCATAGAAGTTAACGAACCTTGAACAAAGGCTCTAGCGGCTCACAGCGCAAAAATTCTTTTAATTTCTGATTGTTGATTGCGTCTTTGATTATGTAGAGGACCTCATCATAGGCAGTAACCACGCTCGTAAGATCCTCATCGGTCATGGCATAACTGACATTGTGAGTACCAAACGTCAGTATTCCTCGAGCGATCATCTCCTGCATAAAGAGGGTCTTGATCTCCCACATACTGTAAGGAGCAACATCTTGAAGCATAAAGAACGACCAGCTTGGATGCCCTGCCAACTCAACGATATGCTCGATTTCATGTTTCTGAATTAGAACCTTCAGTCGATCAAGTATCATTTGCCCTTTTTGATACAGTGTGTCGACCACTGGCTCACGCTGAAGTTTATTCATGGTTGCAAGAGCTGCCGCCAACGAAAGTGTTTCGCCTCCGAAGGTAAAAGAGAAAAAAATCTCCTCCATCAACTTCATAATTTCAGCCTTGCCAACCACGGCAGAGACAGGGTAACCGTTCGCTAGCCCTTTGCCGAATGTTGCAAGATCTGGAGTCACGCCAAAAAAAGCCTGAGCCCCACCATTGGCAAATCGGAAGCCCGTTATCGTCTCATCAAAGACGAGAACAGCTCCGTACTTTTTAGCCAGAACCTGAACCTCTTCAAGGAAACTGTCAGCAGGTTCTACTACATTCATCGGCTCCAGAATAACTGCGGCAATCTGGTCCGGCCATTGCCTGAAAATTTCATGCAACGACTCAATATTGTTATACATGAACGTATGGGTGAGATCGCTCGTGGCCCTCGGCACTCCCAGATTTCTTGTAGTGGATCCAATGTACCAGTCCTGCCAACCGTGGTAGCCGCACACAGCTACATGGTCACGACCGGTGTAGGCCCTGGAGACACGGATGGCGCCGGCAGTGGCATCTGAACCATTTTTCCCAAAACGAACAAGTTCGGCACAGGGGACCATCTCTTTAATTGTCTCTGCCACCTGCATCTCTATCGGGTGGGATAAGGAAAAGATGACACCTTCAGTTAATTGCATTTGCACAGCTTCATTAACATCGGGGTCGTTGTAGCCAAGAGTGACTGCGGCAAGTGAGTTGATTAAATCAATATATTCGTTACCATCCACGTCCCAAACCCTGCTTCCTTGACCTTTGGAGAGGAAATAAGGTGATACACCGCGAGGAAATTGGGTCATGCTTTTACTAAAAGTTTGTGAGCCAAGCGGGATGCTGCGTAAGGCTCTCTCAAGCAGCCTTTCTGAACAATCATATCTTTCAGACATTTTTGAGTCCTCATTGAACATCAAGTCGATTCTCACTGTCTTTGTCTCTTGATTTTTTCAGACCTTCATTCCGTTGAAATTTGGAATTCCTGATTGAAAGATCAGGCCTCCTTTCCAACAATTCAAGAATATGCTCCATGCCAAATTCAGGATTATTGGGCCAAAGTTCCTCATATACGCTCGACACAAACAAGAAATCTTCAGGCTCATCTACTGTCCAGCGCAGGTCAGATAGGTCCTTGCTGTTTTTGATACAGCCCAGAGCAAACATCTCTGGATTTTGATGAACGTACAAAGTGACATGTTCCCGTTCCGAAGGGAGCTTTGCCTCCTGCCATGCCCTTCTCAGACATTTAAAGCTAATGACTTCAACGTCCAGCCCATCTGGGAAACTTGGTTCCAAGGTATTGCTTGTATAATCATCCCCGCTTTCCAAATGAGCCCTGATCACACGATCAATAATGGCAGGGTCTGCTAAGGGACAGTCTCCTGTCATACGGACCACATGCTCAGGTGTGAATGAAGAAGCCGTCTGGTAAAAACGATCAAGGACATCGTCCAGAGAACCTCGCCGAAACTCAATGCCGGTCTCCATACACACTTTGACCAACTCATCATCTGAAGGATCGGTACTAGTGGCCACTAATATTCGATCTATTTTTTGGGAGCGTTGTAGACGTTCTAGCTGCCGAGCAATCATCGGCTTGCCCATAATATTTTTTAATACCTTACCTGGCAAACGTGTTGAACTAACTCTAGCCTGCAGAATCCCAAGTATCATGGTGCAACTCTCCACAAGCTCGGGTTCAGAACATTTGGGTCATCAAGAGCAAAAGCTCTTAACGAATCCAAAAATTCACTAGGCAATTTGACGTGATCTTGATCGATTAGTTCTTCAAACTCCTCCAGGCAGGAAACCCCGCAAACAATGGCGTTGACCTCGTCGAGTGCATTTACAAATCCGAGTGCAGCTTGAACGGGCGTATAGCCTGATTCCTCAATGGCATTTCGAAGAAGGTCTAAATTCTTTTTCACACCCTCAAAATAGGGAGGCAAATCTTCGGGCTTCACAAGAAGAAGCCCCTGCAAAAAAATGGAGCGGGCGTGAACCTCAACATCTGCATTTTTGAGAGAGGTGAGGTGCCCACTCAACAGCAACCGTTGATCCAGCACACTTACAGGAACCTGCATCAACTGAATTGGATATCGCATCATGCATTGCTCTATCTGCTCAGCTGTATAAACAGACACACCAATTTTCTTCACGAGGCCTTGTTCCTGTAACATCTCCATAGCCTCAAAAAGTGCCATCCCTGATTCGCTGAGGAGATCACAAGGTTGATGCACCATGAGGCCATAAACAGACTCTACGCCCAGCCTCTCTAAAGAGTCTTTAAAGGTATCGCCTAATTGCTCGGCCACATCTCTCCCACTTAGCCCCTTTTCGAAAATCTTTGTTTTTGTAATTATTTTAAATGGGGAAAGACCTGATATTACATGTCCAATAATTTCTTCGCTTCGCCCATAAGCAGGCGCAGTATCAAGGATGTTTATATTTGAAACGCTCGCCATTTTAAGAATACGCGCGACCTCTTTTTCAGGTGTGCGCCCCTTGGAATTAGAAATTCCATAATCCATTCCAAACTGAGCAGTTCCAATAGCCAGCTTTGATTGATAGATTTCTGCTTGGATAGTCATAGCTAGTTATTTTCCACTACTTCATGAACAGCATTTAATACCTGTTGGACATCCTTGTCGGTCATTGAGGGGTAAAGAGGGAGTGTAATGACTCTGGAGTAATATTTATTAGCTTCAGGGTAATCACCTACAGATAAGTTGAAATTGTCAGCGTAAAAAGGCTGCAGATGTAATGGGATATAATGGACATTCACCCCAAGGCCACACTCACGTAAAGCTTCGAAAACTACTCGGCGATCGAACGATTGAAAACCCAGCATATACAAATGCCAAGAGGAGTTCGCTCCGGCCCTCTGCTGTGGGACAATCAACGTGTCGCACTCTGAGAAGGCGTCGTTATATTTTTTTACAATCTGCCGCCGGCGCCCGACAAATTCATCAAGCCGTTTTAGTTGAGACAGCCCAAGAGCACACTGAATATCGGTAATACGATAGTTGAAACCCAGTTCTTGTTGCTCGTAGTACCAAGGGCCGTCATTACGCCCCAGTCGTTTTGGATCCTTGATAATCCCATGGGTGCGCAGAAGGCAGAGTCGTTCGTATAGTTCAGGGCTATTGGTGGTGATCATCCCCCCCTCTCCGGTCGTCAAATGCTTAACCGGATGAAAGGAAAAAATGGCCATGTCGGAGTGGGCACAACAACCAACCTTGTAAGTCCGGCCATCGACTTCATAGCTGGCACCTATCGCATGTGCAGCGTCTTCGATGACAATGAGGTTGTTCCTTTTAGAAATTGTCGAAATCTCAACCATGTCACAAGGCTGTCCGGCAAAATGAACCGGGATCAAACCTTTAGTCTTTGAAGTAATTTTTCTCTTAATTTGCTCCGGATCTATACAGTAGGTGTTTCGATCAATATCGGCAAATACCGGAGTAGCTCCTGAGTAGACAATGCAGTTGGCCGAGGCAACGAAGGTGATCGGTGAAGTAATGACTTCATCACCTTCCTCAAAACCAGCGGCTAGTGCCGCCAAGTGCAACGCAGCAGTCCCGTTCGAGACGGCAACAGCGTATTTGGCACCACAATATTCGGCGACAGCACGCTCGAATTGCTCAACCACTGGCCCCTGTGTTAGCCGGTCAGAGCGAAGCACATCCACAACCGCCTGGATATCTTCTTCACTAATGGACTGCCGCCCGTATGGAATAAATTTCTTTTTACCCATCATCAAATACTGAATTCAGAATCCACATGCTCTGTAATCAGTGAACGAATCTGTTCAACGGAGAGCCAGTCTGTATTTGATCCACTGTTGTAACTGAACCCCTGTGGGCAAGGTCGACCACCGTTGTTGCTCATAAACTCATCAGGACACCAGAATCTGATTGATGGCAAAATTACGAAATAATCATCAAATTCAACTGTGTTGATGGCGTCAGTCGCCGTGACCATTTCTTCATGCAACTTCTCCCCAGGCCGGATACCCACAATTTCCGTTTTACAGCCTGGCGCTATGGCTTCAGCAATATCCATGATGCGGTAACTGGGGATCTTCGGTACAAAAATCTCGCCGCCCCACATGATATCCAAAGCCTTCAAGACAAGCTCAACACCTTCCTGCAAGGTGATGTTGAACCGGGTCATGTTCTCATCAGTGATCGGCAAGACCCCTTCCTTCCGTTTGTCCAAAAAGAAAGGAATGACACTGCCCCGGCTGCCCATGACGTTGCCATAACGGACGACTGAAAGTTTTATGTCTTGAAGACCCTTCATGTTATTGGCCGCAACAAAAAGTTTATCGCTACATAATTTGGTCGCGCCATAAAGGTTGATAGGGCCGGCGGCCTTATCGGTACTCAGGGCAACGACCTTTTTCACATCTGAATCAAGGCACGCCTCAATGACATTCTGCGCACCGATGACGTTGGTTTTGATACATTCAAACGGATTGTATTCGGCAGCAGGCACCTGCTTGAGAGCGGCCGCATGAATGACAATATCAATGCCCTTTAAAGCCCTGATCAGGCGGTCCCGGTCCCTGACATCACCAATGAAATATCTAATTTGGGGGTATTGCTCTTCTGGGAATTGCTGAGCCATTTCAAACTGCTTTAACTCATCCCGAGAAAACACAACCACACGTTTGATTTCAGGATAGTTTTTTAAGATAGTTTCGATAAATTTCTTACCGAATGAACCAGTGCCACCTGTTACAAGAATTGATTTTTCCTTGAGCATGTTATCCTTGCCCTTCGAATCATTTTCCTTAACAACGCAATTGAATTAATGATATTAATAAAATTAAAGACCTGACTCTGGAAACCTCTCAGGAGGACAGGCACCTGCGTGGTCAATCCCTAGCGGCCCATCCTCTTTTTTATCTTGTTCAACTCAAGCCCCGTTAAGGGTGTGTTCACATAATTCGTCCAGTTCTCTGGTAGCGGGATCGGCAACGCTGTCAGCAAATTGCTCTGCTCCACATCACATCTCTCACGATGTGAAGATCAGGGAATCTGCCGGGGACGTAGTTGATATATCCACAATCCTCAAGTCTAACCCCAAATTCGGCGTTCAAACCGCCTCAGCCACCCTCTCTGCGTCCCCTTCCCGCTCCAGGTATATTCCACCTGAATACACCTGGTCAGATAACTGTAGACGGACTCTTTGCCGCAATGGCTTTTGCCATCTTTTTCACCGCCGTATTGACAATCGCTACAAACCGCCAGGTACATTCATGTTCTCCTGAAAATTCAAAAACCAATTGACCGCTGATGAAGTCGAAGGCCTTGAAATCAATATCTTGCCTTTGAGATTCAAACCCTATCCGCGTCCATCTGCGTTCATCTGCGGCTATTAGCCTTTTACAAACTCCAATACTGCATCCCAACCTTCTCCACCTCATCCCTCGCCAGCACACCCTTCACATCCATCACCACCCCGGAGCCGTTGCCATTGCCGCAGAGATCCTTGAGCTGCTTCGGAGTGATATCCGCAAAAGCCCTATGAGCAACCGCCCAGACAACCCCATCCACCGGGGCGATGTCTTCGAGGTCAACCAGGTCGAGACCGTATTCGTGCTGAGCTTCACCAGGATCGGCCATGGGGTCGTGGACCAGCACCTCGACGCCGTACTCCCTGAGTTCGGCAACGATATCGACCACCTTGGTATTGCGGA
It includes:
- a CDS encoding glycosyltransferase family 4 protein, with the translated sequence MKIVHLNSSECHGGAARAALRIHSGLIECDIASKIVVKNKVIPDEPICSTNNPFVKFYNLATNKIDNVPVCISARNRLGKFSIGWIGNSINKSYIADADIINVHWITDGFLSINQLAKIDKPIVWVLHDMWPFTGGCHYDNFCGKFSSTCGRCPVLNSNSKFDLSYWNQKRKIKILGSLKIHVVAVSGWIARKARESSLFGRHNITVIPNCVDTTVFKPIDKKVSRKAWNLPEKKKLILFGAVNATVDKRKGYEHLKCATDLLREKGLNDFELVIFGRSSTDEPLNVRTKIHDVGFVKDDVSLACLYSAADVMVVPSLQEAFGLTALEALSCGTPVVCFKDTGVEDIVEHRETGYIARAFDEEDLAIGIVWGLEKNYNQQGGWNKSSVRAKEKFETKIIAKKYIELYESILYD
- a CDS encoding LIC12162 family transferase; translated protein: MDLKREYFLATTSQEDLWPKNKDIVLLGEWCKKHTANQQSNSDCQQIKFPWNDFERLDKSIKYCQKTYENVLKVLSIYLNEVHGIEKDKAYWRKIVGYFLTIYIQTLFDKYTCLKDAKDRFESISTISIDQSSYFTCNDALSFYEKVRVCDNLNLQLYGQISEFLGFPIERRINFFDQYQNEITSNGTNKISKTKLSRFLENILDNGKESEVALYVTLIGKKDLFKLSLLTGFKAWPIYSFPQKKYDYSNNQDMREGLNNLPTNDEFERLVLSTLRVNLPYEFLEGFSFIRDGIKPCLISNVPKKIITGVGFLWDTAFSIWAAECAQKGTKIYGVQHGGTYGESEPSYGEIFERSVVDKFISWGWSDDEDVIPLPAQGLFGLKKVKQSKKRNKEVLWVTTLDSRYANFLSHLPFSSRFLEHFNWQVAFWENLDGKVRNSIKIRLYPRDFGWGVKEMLQKKCSGLKFQDNNDSFRDSASQAMMVVLDHFGGTTFLECLSMNVPTIIFGNPDLFKIRDAAKPFYEELERVGVLHYSPESVATKLNEIYSKVDDWWGDQIRQTAVQKFKKNFALTSNTPIQDWARFLRQKLNPS
- a CDS encoding oligosaccharide flippase family protein; protein product: MLKKIITNTFSNYLLRLINILLNLIAIPVLIGTVGEEAFGLLILANLVVGYFHAFDFGLPAAITKYVAEFSAKQDEEKVNQVINSSLFVFTVAGFVVCSLIFLFVGFDGLSLLNISQSHYASAKNLFYIAGVFAIIAWPRLVLEGAFRGLQNFQKLNFTLGCGRILAIGLAMLLAIYSHPLPLIFVAYNIDKLVGAVWQFVWLKQEIPFWSVRFITVKFDVLKWMFNFSLWLMLGKLAVMLEYESDQLIIGAALPVVMITVYSVIVYPFRMIQQISGLSATAIMPAVSETHAVNGREGVDRFIYKGARYHNTLLAFVAVMGVFLAGPFIRLWMGGRYQDYVWIAQLACFFQLLWQSNAFLGEVCTGIGNSKKPGLVAITTGVINISLSIWWVNLFGLSGVIWGTIVAGILGVFMYYYVVFPDLHVPRLNYLSTVVIKGQWPVWFGGLLIVPFWRNIQVIETWQGFVFAAVVLSLLVSVLIFIFGIDKVEKSVIIKKMRTLQSVNLLCLITCVLKR
- the pseI gene encoding pseudaminic acid synthase, whose product is MHRAIEKTIEISGRYIGKGEPPLIIAEMSGNHNQSLDMALKIVEAAAQSGAHAIKLQTYTADTMTLDLSEGGFFIEDQNNPWKGRSLYDLYREAYTPWEWHKPIFDRCKDLGLICFSTPFDDTSVDFLEDLEVPCYKIASFENTDIPLIRKVAATGKPMIISTGMATVAELDETVRAAREAGCKDLILLKCTSTYPATPENTNILTIPHLSDLFDCEVGISDHTLGVGVSVASVALGAKVIEKHFTLNRDGGGVDAVFSLEPEEMKSLVQEVERAWQSLGKVSYGPLEAEKKSLVFRRSLYAVQDIAEGEEFTLENVRCIRPGHGLPPKYFETVLGKKAVGEIKRGTPINWSQVGG
- the pseG gene encoding UDP-2,4-diacetamido-2,4,6-trideoxy-beta-L-altropyranose hydrolase, giving the protein MKILIRTDSSENIGTGHLMRCLALANELKNRGADVTFIARDLRGNSNWIVEEFGFPLWQLPAHVEENQVGELDEDYSSWLGVSKGTDALETVQLLKNAAYLDWLIVDHYALDRSWEEEVRPYVRKIMVIDDLANRAHDCDLLLDQNVLRDNTGRYTGLVPQDCQILLGPKYALLRQEFSEARKKLGPRSGNVKRVLVFFGGIDSSNQTLRALQALERMGCPDIAVDVVVGAKNPNRKSIESFCSKNTNINIYCQTKEMPKLISEADLAICAGGTTTWERCCLGLPGLVISVAENQEAIAKGLAARGCQLYLGPESEVSVEAIQYALETLRRSPETLESFSRESMQLTDGLGVKRIVQLMAQPDLMLRRATMNDCESIYRWRNDEETRRHIFDSTVIPFEDHQRWFENSLKNPDQVLLVAEATSGPVGVLRYDLKGESATISVYLVPGGQPPGTGPQLIRSGSEWLRQNYPQVLRIFAEILPENIASQKAFKKAGYIKNHLTYVQELNHA